In a genomic window of Quercus lobata isolate SW786 chromosome 4, ValleyOak3.0 Primary Assembly, whole genome shotgun sequence:
- the LOC115986866 gene encoding nucleolar complex protein 3 homolog: MGRKKSEKIILPPELPPEIPDDEVEVSDEDLQFVQHNRQYALGFSRLDTQSITKHVTRVADAKEDALEALYEKRLKKKALQKEKEESGVQIDPVDALPVKTLDGKLYYRTLTKTSTLSELGDEEAGSTDKGIVRLTKPERRAKLKKQRKEAKKLGKELEKVEEVQQTPQAAVLAEVKEDLTAEEAFESKKQKLAELGMALLANPEPNIKSLKEMLQISKDNDHAIAKLGVLSMLAVFKDIIPGYRIRLPTEKELEMKVSKDVKKMRFYESTLLSAYKAYLQWLIMLEKKPSFQHVAVRCICTLLDAVPHFNFQESLLGVIVRNIGSSDDVIRKLCCATAKSLFTNEGKHGGEATVLTVRMIADHVKAHNCQLHPDSIEVFLSLSFDEDLRRQEKAAKEDNRVKNKKNKKRKNLEEPSQMPGSDKKKSRKELMTKMREEVAADYKAASFTPDVTERRVMQTQTLSAVFETYFRILKHTMQSTASQEEIANSDSGASGSHPLLSPCLKGLGKFSHLIDLDFMGDLMIYLRKLASGSGNSGNCSQKNSKYLTVSERLQCCIIAFRVMRSNLDALNVDLHEFFVQLYNIMLEYSPGRDRGEVLAEALKLMLCEDRQHDMQKAAGFVKRLATFSLCFGSAESMAALVTLKHLLQKNIKCRNLLENDAGGGSVSGIIAKFQPYASDPNLSGALASVLWELNLLSKHYHPTVSTMASNISSMSSAQNQVHLSIVSPQQAFMDLSLERESFKPHNESMKLNNKRKKGSGSSKSASIEPIPDASSIDEDEVRKKLSTHFNLLRDIKENERLRSELDRTTLYLQLYEQHKKQKKKGKAKTKRSKVLTA; this comes from the exons ATGGGGAGGAAGAAGAGCGAGAAGATTATTCTGCCGCCGGAGCTTCCGCCGGAGATACCTGACGACGAAGTCGAAGTCTCCGACGAGGACTTACAGTTCGTCCAACACAATCGCCAATACGCTCTCGGATTTTCCCGCCTCGACACCCAATCTATCACCAA GCATGTTACTCGTGTAGCTGATGCGAAAGAAGATGCTTTGGAGGCTTTGTATGAGAAGCGCTTAAAGAAGAAGGCAttgcagaaagaaaaagaggagagCGGAGTTCAGATTGATCCTGTGGATGCCCTTCCTGTTAAGACCTTAGATGGAAAACTCTACTATCGAACAC TTACGAAGACATCTACATTATCTGAACTTGGTGACGAGGAAGCTGGTAGCACAGATAAAGGCATAGTGAGGCTGACAAAACCGGAAAGGAGGGCAAAGCTTAAAAAGCAGAGGAAAGAGGCAAAGAAACTAGGGAAGGAGTTGGAGAAAGTAGAAGAAGTGCAACAGACCCCTCAAGCAGCGGTGCTG GCTGAGGTGAAAGAAGATCTCACAGCTGAAGAAGCATTTGAAAGTAAGAAGCAAAAACTTGCAGAGCTGGGAATGGCACTCCTTGCAAATCCAGAGCCGaatattaaatcattaaagGAGATGTTACAAATTTCTAAAGATAATGATCATGCTATTGCCAAACTTGGAGTACTATCCATGTTGGCTGTTTTTAAAGACATCATCCCGGG CTATCGGATCAGGCTTCCTACTGAAAAGGAGCTGGAAATGAAGGTTTCTAAGGATGTTAAGAAGATGCGGTTCTATGAATCAACTCTTCTATCTGCATACAAG GCATACCTGCAGTGGTTGATAATGTTAGAAAAGAAGCCTTCATTTCAGCATGTTGCTGTTCGCTGTATCTGTACTTTGCTTGATGCAGTTCCACACTTTAACTTCCAGGAGAGCTTGCTAGGTGTTATTGTCAGAAATATAGGTTCCTCAGATGATGTGATAAg GAAACTCTGCTGTGCTACAGCTAAGTCACTTTTTACCAATGAGGGAAAACATGGTGGTGAAGCTACTGTGCTGACTGTTCGAATGATTGCAGATCATGTGAAAGCTCATAATTGCCAGTTGCACCCTGATTCCATTGAG GTTTTCTTGTCTCTGTCATTTGATGAGGATCTCCGGAGGCAAGAAAAAGCAGCAAAGGAGGACAATAGagtcaaaaacaagaaaaataagaaaagaaagaatcttGAGGAGCCAAGCCAAATGCCAGGCagtgataaaaagaaaagtaggaAAGAGTTGATGACAAAGATGAGAGAGGAG GTTGCTGCCGATTATAAGGCTGCTTCTTTTACCCCTGATGTTACAGAGCGGAGGGTGATGCAAACACAGACGCTTTCTGCTGTATTTGAGACATATTTCCGTATTTTGAAGCATACCATGCAATCAACAGCGAG CCAGGAAGAGATTGCTAATTCAGATTCTGGTGCATCTGGGTCCCACCCACTGCTCTCTCCATGTCTGAAAGGATTAGGAAAATTCTCGCATCTAATTGACTTAGATTTTATGGGCGATCTTATGATTTATCTTAGAAAGCTTGCTTCTGGCAGTGGCAATTCTGGCAATTGTTCACAGAAAAATTCGAAATATTTGACTGTATCTGAGCGCCTCCAGTGCTGCATTATTGCTTTTAGAGTGATGAGGAGCAATCTTGATGCCTTGAATGTTGATTTACATGAATTCTTTGTTCAGCTTTACAATATTATGCTTGAGTACAGCCCTGGAAG AGACCGGGGTGAAGTGTTAGCTGAAGCTCTGAAGCTGATGTTGTGTGAGGATAGACAGCATGACATGCAAAAGGCTGCTGGTTTTGTAAAACGCTTGGCCACGTTTTCGTTATGCTTTGGATCTGCTGAGTCCATGGCTG CCCTGGTTACATTAAAGCATCTTCTTCAGAAGAATATCAAATGCCGGAATCTGTTAGAAAATGATGCTGGAGGTGGTTCTGTTTCAGGTATCATTGCG AAATTTCAGCCATATGCCTCAGACCCCAATTTAAGTGGTGCTCTTGCTTCAGTCCTTTGGGAACTCAATCTACTATCTAAGCACTATCACCCAACAGTCTCAACAATGGCTTCAAACATTTCAAGTATGAGCTCTGCTCAAAACCAAGTTCATCTATCTATCGTCTCTCCTCAACAAGCTTTCATGGACTTGTCACTTGAACGTGAATCCTTCAAGCCACATAATGAGAGCATGAAATTGAATAACAAGAGGAAAAAAGGAAGTGGGTCTTCCAAATCAGCTTCTATTGAGCCTATTCCAGACGCTAGTTCAATCGATGAGGATGAGGTTAGAAAGAAACTTTCAACACATTTCAATCTCCTTCGTGACATTAAGGAGAACGAACGATTGAGGAGCGAGTTAGATCGCACAACATTATACCTACAGCTATATGAACAACAtaagaagcaaaagaaaaaagggaaggcAAAGACCAAGAGAAGTAAAGTATTGACTGCCTAG
- the LOC115985889 gene encoding uncharacterized protein LOC115985889, with protein MLVKSKEELAHLDDLEETFATLRKHQMKLNPSKCVFGVASGKFLGFMVSQRGIEANPEKVRAIIDMASPKTVNDVQKLTGMIAALNRFVSRATDKCLPFFKTLKQAFAWTDECETAFQELKQYLSSPPLLNPSKGRENLYLYLAVSASAVSAALIREEGKKQLPVYYVSQAFQGAEFRYPRIEKIVFALIVASRKLRPYFQSNPILVMTDQPIKKSINKPEAAGRMVQWAVELSQFDIEYHPRAAIKAQALADFIVEFTLPDEDGITDEVDKWTIQIDGSSAQKRGGVGVVITTPDGEVMKYGVQLKFPATNNEAEYEGILTGLRLGKALGAKNLLIQSDLRLVIGQINGEYEAKEERMQKYLKLTRQLTQEFDTVEFVQIPRSQNIGADEVSKLASSEEGETSTDMAIEIQKHPSIEEVAVFSIQSKDTWMTPIMSFLQDGHLPEDTEEARKIKKRAARFTILNDVLYKRGFSMPYLKCVDEEEARYILEEVHGGICGDHAGSRSLVNKVVRAGYFWPTMQVDAANIVRRCDKCQRYGNVQRLPAERMTTIASPWPFAQWRIDIVGPLPQGKSQANGQTEVMNRTLLKIIKTRLDDAKGAWPEELPNVLWAYRTTARTPTGETPFRLTYGTEAVIPVEVGVTSIRRRSFNKEINDDELRLNLDCLDEVRVNASSKMTRYQRKMAEYYDKRVELRRLDIGDLVLRRTNMATKDPTQGKLGPTWEGPYRVTHYSRQGSYHLETMDGQRLPRPWNIEHLKKYHQ; from the exons atgctcgtcaagagcaaggaGGAGCTCGCTCACCTGGACGACCTGGAGGAGACTTTTGCAACCCTGAGAAAACACCAGATGAAGCTGAATCCAAGCAAATGTGTTTTTGGAGTAGCCTCGGGaaagttcttgggattcatggtttcccagagaggaatagaagcaaatccaGAGAAAGTACGAGCTATCATCGACATGGCTTCACCCAAGACCGTCAATGACGTACAAAAACTTACAGGAATGATAGCAGCCTTGAATAGGTTCGTCTCTAGGGCCacagacaaatgcctgcccTTCTTCAAAACCCTCAAACAGGCTTTTGCTTGGACCGACGAATGCGAAACTGCGTTCCAAGAGCTGAAGCAATACCTGAGCAGTCCACCTCTCCTGAACCCGTCCAAAGGAAGGGAGAACTTATACCTATACCTGGCAGTGTCAGCCTCGGCAGTAAGCGCagccttgattagagaagaaggcaagaagcaACTCCCGGTGtactacgtcagccaagccTTTCAAGGAGCTGAGTTCAGGTACCCAAGGATCGAAAAGATCGTGTTTGCACTTATAGTAGCCTCGCGCAAGCTCAGGCCGTATTTCCAGTCAAATCCTATCCTTGTGATGACGGATCAACCAATTAAGAAATCGATTAACAAACCAGAAGCAGCAGGGAGAATGGTCCAATGGGCAGTCGAACTCAGCCAATTTGATATCGAGTACCATCCAAGAGCAGCTATCAAGGCACAAGCTCTGGCTGACTTCATCGTTGAATTCACTCTACCAGACGAAGATGGAATTACAGACGAAGTTGATAAATGGACAATACAAATAGACGGTTCGTCAGCCCAAAAGAGAGGGGGAGTAGGGGTTGTCATAACCACCCCCGACGGAGAAGTAATGAAATATGGGGTTCAACTGAAGTTCCCAGCCACcaataacgaagccgagtatgaaggAATATTGACGGGCTTGAGACTTGGGAAAGCTCTTGGTGCAAAAAACTTGCTGATCCAGAGTGATTTAAGGCTGGTAATCGGACAGATCAATGGAGAGTACGaggcaaaggaagaaaggatgcagaaataccttAAACTGACAAGGCAGCTAACTCAAGAGTTCGACACAGTGGAGTTCGTCCAGATACCAAGAAGCCAGAATATTGGAGCCGACGAAGTATCAAAACTAGCGTCATCAGAAGAAGGGGAGACGAGCACAGATATGGCAATAGAGATCCAGAAACACCCGAGTATTGAAGAGGTGGCGGTGTTCTCCATCCAAAGCAAAGACACCTGGATGACGCCCATAATGTCCTTCCTCCAGGACGGGCACCTACCTGAAGACACTGAAGAAGCCAGAAAGATCAAGAAAAGGGCAGCCAGATTCACGATCCTGAATGACGTCTTGTACAAGAGGGGCTTCTCGATGCCTTACTTGAAGTGCGTCGACGAGGAAGAGGCCAGATACATCTTGGAGGAGGTACACGGAGGAATTTGTGGCGACCATGCCGGCTCCAGATCCCTAGTAAACAAAGTGGTAAGAGCAGGgtatttttggccaaccatgcaggtgGACGCTGCTAACATCGTCAGAAGGTGCGACAAATGCCAACGATACGGGAATGTGCAGCGGCTTCCAGCAGAGAGAATGACGACCATAGCTTCCCcatggccattcgcacaatggAGAATCGACATCGTCGGCCCTCTGCCCCAAGGTAAAAgtcag GCAAACGGACAGACGGAAGTGATGAACCGGacgctgctcaagattatcaagaccaGACTGGACGATGCGAAAGGTGCCTGGCCAGAAGAACTACCAAATGTCCTATGGGCTTACAGAACTACCGCCAGAACCCCGACGGGAGAAACccccttcaggcttacctatggTACAGAAGCAGTAATCCCAGTCGAAGTAGGGGTCACAAGTATCAGGCGTCGATCCTTCAACAAAGAGATCAATGACGACGAACTACGACTGAACCTAGATTGTCTTGACGAAGTGAGAGTCAACGCATCCAGCAAGATGACGAGGTATCAAAGGAAAATGGCCGAATACTATGACAAACGGGTCGAACTGAGACGCCTGGATATAGGGGACCTCGTCCTACGCAGGACCAACATGgcaactaaagaccctaccCAGGGAAAGCTAGGTCCTACGTGGGAAGGTCCCTACCGAGTCACTCACTACTCAAGACAAGGAAGTTATCACCTGGAAACCATGGACGGACAAAGGCTccctcgaccatggaacattgagcatttaaaaaagtaccaCCAATAA
- the LOC115985888 gene encoding uncharacterized protein LOC115985888, protein MYAKMRAKKDEPLASIGKKVVRVTGKGSSAVDATPIVPGVEGVRVASPATSVEEIPTPSSKRPRISAKDKEKEKTGSSIFDDEGVAVERAHNIVKAEDLKVFSGVPVNVVASQHVHKIMQVLGESLHLASECLTQEARVASLTSRMEALEKENSALKKDLIQSMDESATLKEKVKALNSDLRVERQLNLEKDDQLQATKEKLKTVAASWYFKGFELLRRYLVKYPTGVDLPSLDLEVVDQVMAADEAAQPSAPDSDAPAADDAPPAAANTVTDAPDARA, encoded by the exons ATGTATGCCAAAATGAGAGCCAAGAAGGACGAACCCTTGGCTAGCATCGGCAAGAAAGTTGTTCGTGTGACGGGGAAAGGTTCATCCGCCGTGGATGCTACTCCGATTGTCCCGGGGGTAGAGGGTGTCCGAGTAGCTTCGCCTGCTACTTCCGTCGAGGAAATCCCCACTCCGTCATCAAAGAGGCCGAGGATTTCAGCCAAGgacaaagagaaggagaaaacaGGCTCGTCCATATTTGATGACGAGGGTGTGGCTGTAGAGCGGGCACACAACATTGTGAAAGCTGAGGACCTGAAAGTCTTTTCTGGGGTTCCTGTCAATGTCGTCGCGAGTCAGCACGTCCACAAGATAATGCAG GTGTTGGGGGAGAGTCTCCATCTGGCTTCTGAGTGTCTTACTCAGGAGGCTAGGGTGGCCTCCTTGACCTCTAGGATGGAGGCTCTGGAGAAGGAGAATTCAGCTTTGAAGAAGGACCTTATACAGTCGATGGACGAGTCTGCTACCTTGAAGGAGAAGGTCAAGGCTCTTAACTCTGACTTAAGGGTTGAGCGTCAGCTGAATCTGGAGAAGGATGACCAGCTTCAGGCAACCAAGGAGAAATTGAAGACAGTTGCTGCCAG TTGGTACTTCAAGGGATTCGAACTCCTCCGCCGGTACCTCGTCAAGTACCCCACAGGGGTTGATCTGCCAAGTCTAGATCTAGAAGTGGTGGATCAAGTGATGGCTGCTGACGAGGCTGCCCAACCTTCTGCTCCTGACAGTGATGCCCCTGCTGCTGACGATGCTCCTCCGGCTGCTGCTAATACTGTTACTGACGCCCCAGACGCCCGAGCCTGA